Below is a window of Pseudomonadales bacterium DNA.
TAAAAAGTGCAGTTTTTTAGGATTTTGCTCGAATCAGCTAAACGCGAGGGTTTATCGCAGTGAACTTATCGCAGAGAGATAATCGGCCAGTTTCGTAGCTTAGCCTCTTGCAGCAAACGTGCATCGGCATCAACCACCACAGGCTGGTCGACCACTTTTAATAAGGGTAGGTCATTGATTGAATCAGAGTAAAAATAGCTACCCTCAAGGCTCAATGGCTTGTCACTCAGCCATTGCTGTAAACGACTGATCTTGCCTTCCTGAAAGCAGGGCACGCCGCTCACTTTGCCAGTGAAACGCCCCTCAATCTCCTCTGGATCTGAAGACAAAATATCATCAACCTGTAAGGCCTTCGCTATCGGCCGCGTTACAAAACTGTTGGTAGCTGAGATGATCAATAGATAATCGCCAGCGTCTCGATGCTGCTGTAAAAGCGCTTGTGCTTTAGGTAGCATCATCGGTGCAATCACGCTTTGCATGAACTGCTGTTGCCAGCCTTCAAGGGTAGCACGTGGCTGCGTCGTTAAAGGCTTTAGCGCAAACTGCAAATATTCATCGATATCAAGGCTACCTTGCTGATATTGCTGATAAAAATAATCGTTCTTATCTTGGTAGTAGTCAGCATCAACATAACCCTGCTGTACCAAAAATTCGCCCCAGGCATGGTCGCTATCGCCATTAATAAGGGTATTGTCGAGGTCAAAAATTGCTAAAGCCATAATCATGCTGCACAATGGAGTGAAAGAGCAAGGGCGTAAATATGCCGCCCAATGTAAATTTCGCGCATCATCGGCCATGCATTCGTCGCTGTCAACTGCCAGATCTAGGCATCGTTGCTAGATGAGAATACCGAATAGCAATAAGCGCCGTGAGCGACGACAACGTATAGGAATACGATTGTGATTGACG
It encodes the following:
- a CDS encoding HAD family hydrolase — protein: MALAIFDLDNTLINGDSDHAWGEFLVQQGYVDADYYQDKNDYFYQQYQQGSLDIDEYLQFALKPLTTQPRATLEGWQQQFMQSVIAPMMLPKAQALLQQHRDAGDYLLIISATNSFVTRPIAKALQVDDILSSDPEEIEGRFTGKVSGVPCFQEGKISRLQQWLSDKPLSLEGSYFYSDSINDLPLLKVVDQPVVVDADARLLQEAKLRNWPIISLR